Proteins encoded in a region of the Streptococcus sanguinis genome:
- a CDS encoding DUF4059 family protein, giving the protein MLDQIFALYIESLIYTAVGVGIIAGLWIGLRMIRRKDKTAKERQSHLYDVLLIVIMTIPVLSFATLGLLIVLKA; this is encoded by the coding sequence ATGTTAGATCAAATATTTGCACTTTATATCGAGAGTCTGATTTATACTGCAGTCGGTGTAGGGATCATTGCGGGTTTATGGATTGGACTGCGGATGATTCGCCGCAAGGACAAGACGGCTAAGGAGCGCCAGAGTCATCTGTACGATGTCCTTCTGATTGTCATTATGACGATTCCAGTCCTGTCTTTTGCGACGCTTGGCTTGCTCATTGTCCTAAAAGCTTAA
- the pbp1a gene encoding penicillin-binding protein PBP1A, giving the protein MNKQTLMQALKYLASALITLLMIGFVIGCLVFTYYAVKAPKLSEKDLIATTSSKIFDSNNNLIADLGAEKRVNAETSEIPTDLVNAIVAIEDHRFFNHRGVDFIRIAGALISNIRGGGRQGGSTLTQQLIKLSYFSTSSSDATLSRKIQEAWLAAQLERKATKQQILTYYVNKVYMSNSNYGMQTAARSYYGKDLKDLSLHQTALLAGMPQAPNQYDPYTHPEAATNRRNLVLREMHDLKYITDEQYEQAKNTPVTDGLQSLKASTSYPAYMDNYIKEAIEQVEEETGYNVLTTGMEVYTNVNTEAQQKLWDIYNTEDYVAYPDDEMQVASTVMDVQTGKVIAQLGARHQSTNVSFGTNQAVETNRDFGSTMKPITDYAPALENEVYTSTAAPITDAPYNFPYSSTPVYNWDKKYYGGMTIQYAIQESRNVPAVKTLEAVGLDESLKFLNRIGINYPEMFYVNAFSSNTSKSGNEYGASSEKMAAAYAAFANGGTYYKPQYVNRVVFSDGTEKTFSNNGSKAMKETTAYMMTDMMKTVLQSGTGTNAAISGVYQAGKTGTSNYADDELAKLTKPYYYSSIVTPDELFVGYTPKYSMAVWTGYSNRLTPILDDGVKVATDVYREMMLYLAQDGSASEDWEMPDGLYRSGSYVYLNSGTGYNRYYNNQQYYNYSSYSSYNTESSSDTSASSEHSGDSNNSSSSHNDSSSGDGGND; this is encoded by the coding sequence ATGAATAAACAAACTCTTATGCAGGCTTTAAAATATCTTGCAAGTGCACTTATAACCCTGCTTATGATTGGATTCGTGATTGGCTGTTTGGTATTTACCTACTATGCTGTCAAGGCTCCCAAGCTTTCTGAAAAAGACCTGATCGCAACCACATCCAGTAAGATTTTTGACAGCAATAACAATTTGATTGCGGACCTAGGCGCTGAAAAGCGGGTCAATGCTGAAACAAGTGAAATTCCTACGGATTTGGTTAACGCCATTGTCGCCATCGAAGACCATCGCTTCTTCAATCACCGCGGGGTGGACTTTATTCGGATTGCAGGTGCCCTTATCAGTAACATCCGTGGCGGAGGCCGTCAAGGGGGATCAACTCTGACCCAGCAGTTGATTAAGTTGTCCTATTTCTCAACTTCTTCTTCGGACGCGACCCTTTCACGTAAAATCCAAGAAGCTTGGCTGGCTGCTCAGCTCGAGCGGAAAGCGACCAAGCAGCAAATCTTGACCTATTATGTCAATAAAGTCTACATGTCTAACAGTAACTACGGTATGCAGACAGCAGCCCGAAGCTACTATGGCAAGGATTTAAAAGATTTAAGCTTACACCAAACGGCTCTGCTGGCAGGTATGCCTCAGGCACCGAATCAATACGATCCCTACACCCATCCAGAGGCTGCAACCAATCGCCGTAATCTGGTACTTCGTGAGATGCACGATCTCAAATACATCACAGATGAACAATATGAGCAAGCCAAAAACACACCTGTAACTGACGGACTTCAAAGTCTGAAAGCTTCTACTAGCTACCCAGCTTACATGGATAACTATATTAAAGAAGCAATTGAACAGGTTGAAGAAGAAACTGGTTACAATGTCCTGACAACTGGTATGGAAGTCTATACAAACGTCAACACAGAGGCTCAGCAGAAACTCTGGGATATTTACAATACTGAAGACTATGTAGCTTATCCAGATGATGAAATGCAGGTTGCCTCCACCGTTATGGATGTCCAAACTGGTAAAGTCATTGCCCAACTCGGTGCCCGTCACCAGTCTACCAACGTATCCTTTGGTACCAACCAAGCTGTTGAAACCAACCGTGACTTCGGTTCAACTATGAAGCCAATCACAGATTACGCTCCAGCTCTTGAAAATGAAGTCTATACTTCAACTGCTGCTCCTATCACAGATGCTCCATATAACTTCCCGTATTCCAGCACACCAGTTTATAACTGGGATAAGAAATACTATGGCGGGATGACGATTCAATACGCGATTCAGGAATCCCGTAACGTTCCTGCTGTGAAAACGCTGGAAGCCGTTGGTCTGGATGAATCCCTCAAGTTCCTGAATCGGATAGGGATTAACTATCCTGAAATGTTCTATGTTAATGCCTTTTCAAGTAATACCAGCAAATCCGGCAACGAGTACGGAGCCAGCAGTGAAAAAATGGCTGCTGCCTATGCTGCTTTTGCCAATGGCGGTACTTACTACAAACCTCAGTATGTCAATCGCGTCGTTTTCAGTGACGGAACGGAGAAGACCTTCTCCAACAATGGTTCCAAGGCTATGAAGGAAACGACAGCCTACATGATGACCGATATGATGAAAACAGTCTTGCAGTCTGGTACAGGTACAAACGCTGCCATTTCTGGTGTTTATCAGGCTGGTAAGACTGGAACCTCCAACTATGCTGATGATGAATTAGCCAAACTGACCAAGCCTTACTACTACTCTAGCATTGTCACGCCAGACGAGCTCTTCGTTGGTTACACACCTAAGTATTCAATGGCTGTTTGGACTGGCTACTCTAACCGCCTGACACCAATCCTTGATGACGGGGTTAAGGTTGCAACAGATGTCTACCGCGAAATGATGCTTTACCTAGCTCAAGACGGCTCTGCTTCAGAAGATTGGGAAATGCCAGATGGTCTCTACCGCAGTGGCTCTTATGTCTACCTCAACAGTGGTACCGGCTATAACCGCTACTACAATAATCAACAGTACTATAACTATTCTAGCTATAGCAGTTACAATACAGAATCTAGCTCTGACACATCAGCTTCCAGTGAGCATTCTGGCGATTCAAACAATAGCTCTTCTAGCCACAATGACTCATCTTCCGGTGACGGTGGAAATGACTAG
- a CDS encoding amino acid ABC transporter permease, producing MVTTYLLTTGWYEEFLKIIPDGKLFSLRAVFEAIPGILQNLPITLLLTVGGAVFGIMLAMVFAVVKINRVKVLYPIQAFFVSFLRGTPLLVQLMLTYFGIPLLLKAINQKYGTNFNINEIPASVFAIVAFAFNEAAYASETIRAAILSVDPGEIEAARSLGMTNKQVYMRVIIPNAAVVATPSLINSLIGLTKGTSLAFSAGVVEIFAKAQAIAGADYRYFERFISVSLIYWAVNILIEQLGRWIEKMMDIKQPDKFESLQQAEGEGI from the coding sequence GTGGTTACAACTTATCTTCTGACAACTGGTTGGTATGAGGAGTTTCTCAAGATCATTCCAGATGGTAAATTATTTAGTTTAAGGGCCGTTTTTGAGGCCATTCCGGGCATTTTGCAAAATCTGCCAATCACCCTTCTTTTGACGGTGGGCGGTGCAGTCTTTGGTATTATGCTTGCCATGGTTTTTGCTGTCGTCAAGATTAATCGGGTTAAAGTCCTGTATCCGATTCAGGCTTTCTTTGTCAGTTTTCTGAGAGGAACGCCTCTGCTGGTCCAGCTCATGCTGACCTATTTTGGGATTCCTTTATTGCTCAAGGCCATCAATCAGAAATATGGCACAAACTTTAATATCAACGAGATTCCAGCGTCTGTCTTTGCGATTGTTGCCTTCGCTTTCAACGAAGCGGCTTATGCAAGTGAGACCATCCGGGCAGCAATCTTGTCCGTAGATCCGGGAGAAATTGAGGCTGCTCGCAGCTTAGGGATGACCAACAAGCAGGTTTATATGCGTGTCATTATCCCCAATGCAGCAGTGGTAGCGACTCCTAGTCTGATTAATTCCCTGATTGGCTTGACCAAGGGGACTTCTCTGGCCTTTAGTGCTGGTGTAGTGGAAATTTTTGCCAAGGCGCAGGCTATCGCAGGGGCAGACTACCGTTATTTTGAGCGTTTTATCTCGGTGTCCCTGATTTATTGGGCTGTCAATATTCTCATTGAGCAGCTTGGTCGCTGGATTGAAAAGATGATGGATATCAAGCAGCCGGATAAATTTGAATCGCTTCAGCAAGCAGAAGGAGAAGGAATCTGA
- a CDS encoding DEAD/DEAH box helicase, with protein MKFTEFKFKEYIQEALRDLNFVEATTVQEKLIPVVLSGRDLVGESKTGSGKTHTFLLPIFQMLDEEADSVQAVITAPSRELAAQIYQAARQLASFSEKEIRVANYVGGTDKARQIGKLESSQPHIVIGTPGRIYDLVESGDLAIHKAKTFVVDEADMTLDMGFLATVDKIAGRLPKDLQFLVFSATIPQKLQPFLKKYLSNPVIEQIKTKTVIADTIENWLLSTKGRDKNAQIYQISQLLQPYLAMIFVNTKTRADELHSYLTAQGLKVAKIHGDIAPRERKRIMNQVKNLDFEYIVATDLAARGIDIEGVSHVINDAIPQDLSFFVHRVGRTGRNGLLGTAITLYQPSDDSDIRELEKMGIKFIPKMIKDDEFQDTYDRDRRANREKSREKLDTEMLGLVKKKKKKIKPGYKKKIQWAVNEKRRKTKRAENRARGRAERKAKRQTF; from the coding sequence ATGAAATTTACAGAATTTAAGTTTAAAGAATATATTCAGGAGGCGCTCAGGGATTTGAACTTCGTTGAAGCGACTACCGTTCAAGAGAAGCTGATTCCTGTGGTATTGTCAGGTCGGGATTTGGTCGGTGAGTCCAAGACAGGCTCTGGGAAGACCCACACGTTTTTGCTGCCCATCTTTCAAATGCTGGATGAGGAAGCAGACAGCGTGCAGGCTGTTATTACAGCCCCAAGTCGAGAGCTGGCAGCGCAGATTTATCAGGCGGCTCGGCAGTTAGCTAGCTTTTCTGAAAAAGAGATTCGGGTGGCCAATTATGTCGGTGGGACTGACAAGGCTCGTCAGATTGGGAAGTTAGAGTCCAGTCAGCCTCATATCGTCATCGGAACGCCTGGGCGGATTTATGACTTGGTAGAGTCTGGCGACTTGGCCATTCACAAGGCCAAGACCTTTGTCGTTGACGAGGCAGATATGACACTGGACATGGGCTTTTTGGCGACAGTTGATAAGATTGCAGGCCGGCTGCCAAAAGACCTGCAGTTTCTCGTTTTTTCAGCGACTATTCCACAGAAGCTTCAGCCTTTTTTGAAAAAATACCTGTCTAATCCAGTTATTGAGCAGATTAAGACCAAGACGGTCATTGCGGACACCATTGAAAACTGGCTCCTATCAACCAAGGGACGAGACAAGAATGCTCAGATTTATCAAATCAGTCAGCTCCTGCAGCCTTATCTGGCTATGATTTTCGTTAATACCAAGACGAGGGCAGACGAGCTGCACAGCTATCTGACAGCTCAAGGGCTCAAAGTTGCTAAAATTCATGGAGATATTGCTCCGCGGGAGCGCAAGCGTATCATGAATCAGGTTAAGAATCTGGATTTTGAGTACATTGTCGCTACTGACTTGGCAGCGAGGGGGATTGATATCGAAGGTGTTAGCCATGTTATCAACGATGCCATTCCTCAGGACTTGTCTTTCTTTGTCCATCGGGTAGGCCGCACCGGCCGTAATGGTCTTCTCGGCACAGCCATTACCCTCTACCAGCCGAGCGACGACTCAGATATTCGGGAGTTGGAAAAAATGGGGATTAAGTTCATTCCCAAGATGATAAAAGATGACGAATTCCAGGATACCTACGACCGAGACCGTCGGGCCAATCGGGAAAAGAGCCGGGAGAAGCTGGATACGGAAATGCTGGGGCTGGTCAAGAAGAAAAAGAAAAAAATCAAACCAGGCTACAAGAAAAAAATCCAGTGGGCGGTGAACGAAAAGCGCCGCAAGACTAAGCGAGCAGAGAATCGTGCACGTGGTCGGGCAGAGCGTAAGGCTAAGCGGCAAACCTTTTAG
- a CDS encoding GNAT family N-acetyltransferase, which produces MKKIGTQFIETKRLLLRPFLETDAQAMYDNWASRPDNLLHVTWDAHESPEVTKQSIARWVENYQNMDFYKWAICLKENPDSVIGDISVVDMDEAVNACEVGYILSKDYWGQGLMTEALKAVLNNLLQDAGFNRVTAKFVTANPASGRVMAKAGMSYEGTFRQAVFHKGQVKDVSVYGILKSDLEKG; this is translated from the coding sequence ATGAAAAAGATAGGTACACAGTTCATTGAAACCAAACGTCTTTTGCTAAGACCTTTTCTGGAAACGGATGCTCAAGCTATGTATGACAACTGGGCTTCTCGTCCGGATAATTTGCTGCATGTGACCTGGGATGCTCACGAGAGTCCTGAAGTCACCAAACAGTCTATTGCTCGCTGGGTTGAGAATTATCAAAACATGGATTTTTACAAGTGGGCCATCTGCCTGAAAGAAAATCCTGATTCTGTAATCGGGGACATCAGTGTGGTGGACATGGATGAGGCAGTCAATGCTTGCGAGGTCGGTTACATTCTAAGTAAAGACTATTGGGGACAAGGATTGATGACAGAAGCTTTGAAAGCTGTTTTGAACAACCTCTTGCAAGACGCAGGTTTCAATCGTGTCACAGCAAAATTTGTAACAGCCAATCCAGCTTCTGGGCGTGTCATGGCCAAAGCTGGCATGAGCTACGAGGGCACTTTCCGTCAGGCTGTATTTCATAAAGGACAAGTCAAAGATGTTTCCGTCTATGGAATCCTAAAATCCGATTTAGAAAAAGGCTAG
- a CDS encoding amino acid ABC transporter ATP-binding protein gives MINISHLSKTFSGQKVLDDLSLDIQKGEVVALIGSSGAGKSTFLRSLNYLEQPDSGKIAIDGFKVDFSRISKDEILLLRRKLAMVFQQFNLFSRRTALENVKEGLLVVKKLSDQEATKLAKEELAKVGLSDRENHYPRHLSGGQKQRVALARALAMKPDVLLLDEPTSALDPELVGEVEKSIADAAKSGQTMILVSHDMSFVAQVADRVLFLDKGKIIESGTPDEIIHHPKEERTKEFFASYKRTYI, from the coding sequence ATGATTAATATTTCACATTTAAGTAAGACTTTTTCAGGTCAAAAGGTTCTGGATGATCTCAGTTTGGATATTCAAAAAGGCGAAGTGGTAGCTTTGATTGGCTCTTCTGGTGCTGGGAAGTCAACCTTTCTCCGCAGCCTCAACTATCTGGAACAGCCAGATAGCGGAAAGATTGCTATCGACGGCTTCAAAGTGGATTTTTCAAGGATTTCCAAAGATGAGATCTTGCTGCTGCGCCGCAAGCTAGCCATGGTCTTTCAGCAGTTCAACCTCTTTTCTCGTCGGACAGCTCTGGAAAATGTTAAGGAAGGTCTACTGGTAGTTAAGAAATTGTCAGACCAAGAAGCGACTAAGCTAGCCAAGGAAGAGTTAGCAAAGGTTGGCTTGTCAGACCGAGAAAATCACTATCCTAGACATCTGTCAGGCGGTCAGAAGCAGCGGGTGGCTTTGGCAAGGGCTTTAGCTATGAAGCCAGATGTTCTTTTGCTAGACGAGCCGACCTCAGCCTTGGATCCTGAGTTAGTCGGAGAAGTAGAAAAATCAATCGCTGATGCAGCCAAGTCTGGCCAAACAATGATTCTGGTCAGTCATGATATGTCCTTTGTCGCTCAGGTGGCTGACAGGGTACTCTTTTTGGACAAGGGGAAAATCATAGAGTCTGGGACACCAGATGAGATTATCCATCATCCAAAGGAAGAAAGAACCAAGGAATTTTTTGCTAGTTACAAACGGACCTATATTTGA
- the pepC gene encoding aminopeptidase C — protein MHSLEQDFTDKLYAAYEANPKFAAMENAISHNGLLTSLEKRSAAVENTPVFSLDLTKDKVSDQKASGRCWMFAALNTFRHKMIANFQLEDFELSQAHTFFWDKYEKSNWFLEQVLATADQELTNRKVKFLLDTPQQDGGQWDMVVSLFEKYGVVPKSVYPESISSSDSRELNQILNKLLRQDAQILRELAAEGAESAELQAKKEELLQEVFNFLAMNLGLPPRQFDFSYRDKDNHFHSESGLTPLTFYQKYVDLKLDDYVSIINAPTADKPYGRSYSVEMLGNVVGSKPVRYLNVEMDRLKELAIAQMQAGETVWFGSDVGQSSNRKEGVMAEGMHDFTASMDIGLTQDKAGRLDYSESLMTHAMVLTGVDLDENGKAKKWKVENSWGEKVGNKGYFVASDAWMDEYTYQIVVRKEFLTAAELAAYEEEPIVLAPWDPMGALAK, from the coding sequence ATGCATTCGTTAGAACAAGATTTTACAGATAAGTTGTATGCTGCTTATGAGGCCAATCCCAAGTTTGCAGCAATGGAAAATGCTATCAGTCACAATGGCCTTTTGACTTCTTTGGAGAAGCGAAGCGCTGCCGTGGAAAATACACCAGTTTTTTCACTAGATCTCACGAAAGATAAGGTCAGTGACCAGAAAGCTTCAGGGCGCTGTTGGATGTTTGCAGCTCTTAATACTTTCCGCCACAAGATGATTGCGAACTTCCAATTGGAAGATTTTGAGCTATCTCAGGCCCATACCTTCTTTTGGGATAAATATGAAAAATCCAACTGGTTCTTAGAGCAGGTGCTGGCGACAGCTGACCAAGAATTGACTAATCGCAAGGTCAAGTTTCTCTTAGACACGCCTCAGCAGGATGGCGGTCAGTGGGATATGGTTGTTTCCCTCTTTGAGAAATACGGGGTCGTACCCAAGTCGGTCTATCCAGAGTCAATCTCTTCCAGTGACAGTCGCGAGCTCAATCAGATTCTCAATAAACTCCTGCGTCAAGATGCGCAGATTTTGCGAGAATTAGCAGCGGAAGGGGCAGAATCGGCTGAACTTCAGGCCAAGAAAGAAGAACTCTTACAGGAAGTCTTTAACTTTCTAGCTATGAATTTAGGATTGCCGCCTCGCCAGTTTGACTTTTCTTATCGCGATAAGGACAATCATTTCCATAGCGAGAGCGGATTGACACCTCTGACTTTCTATCAAAAATATGTCGATCTAAAGCTAGATGACTATGTTTCTATCATCAATGCGCCGACTGCAGACAAGCCTTATGGTCGGTCCTATTCAGTTGAGATGTTGGGCAATGTCGTTGGCAGCAAGCCCGTTCGTTATTTGAATGTTGAAATGGACCGACTAAAAGAGCTGGCTATCGCTCAAATGCAGGCTGGTGAGACCGTTTGGTTTGGCTCGGATGTTGGTCAGTCTAGCAATCGCAAGGAAGGTGTTATGGCAGAGGGGATGCACGATTTCACTGCCAGCATGGATATTGGACTAACTCAGGACAAGGCTGGCCGCTTGGACTATAGCGAAAGCCTCATGACCCACGCCATGGTCTTGACAGGGGTAGACTTGGATGAAAATGGTAAGGCTAAGAAATGGAAGGTCGAAAACTCTTGGGGTGAAAAGGTTGGTAACAAGGGCTATTTCGTAGCCTCTGACGCTTGGATGGACGAGTATACCTATCAAATCGTCGTTCGTAAAGAGTTTTTGACAGCCGCAGAATTAGCTGCTTATGAAGAAGAGCCTATTGTCTTGGCTCCTTGGGATCCCATGGGAGCTTTGGCAAAGTAA
- the trxB gene encoding thioredoxin-disulfide reductase: MYDTIIIGAGPAGMTAALYAARSNLKVALLERGIPGGQMNNTADIENYPGYANISGPELAEKMFEPLENLGVEHLFGLVEKIEDRGDFKEIITEDERFEAKTVIIASGANHRHLGVPGEEDFNSRGVSYCAVCDGAFFRDEDLLVVGGGDSAVEEAIFLTRFAKSVTIVHRRDELRAQKVLQDRAFANEKIRFVWDSVVESIHGDERKVTGVTFKNVKTGELSQAEFGGIFIYVGLDPVSEFAKDLGITDEAGWILTDHQMKTSVAGIYAVGDVRQKDLRQITTAVGDGAIASQEAYKYLTEQA, encoded by the coding sequence ATGTACGATACAATTATTATTGGAGCTGGGCCTGCCGGCATGACAGCTGCCCTCTATGCAGCCCGCAGTAACCTAAAAGTTGCCCTGCTGGAGCGTGGTATTCCTGGCGGTCAGATGAACAATACAGCTGACATTGAAAACTATCCAGGCTATGCCAATATCAGTGGTCCTGAGCTAGCAGAGAAAATGTTTGAGCCTCTGGAGAATCTGGGTGTTGAACATCTCTTTGGCCTAGTAGAAAAAATTGAAGACCGAGGCGATTTCAAGGAAATCATCACAGAAGATGAGCGTTTTGAAGCTAAAACGGTCATCATTGCTTCTGGCGCTAATCATCGTCATCTGGGAGTTCCTGGTGAGGAAGACTTCAACAGCCGCGGGGTTTCCTATTGTGCGGTCTGTGACGGTGCCTTCTTCCGTGATGAAGATTTGCTGGTTGTCGGTGGTGGCGACTCAGCGGTAGAGGAAGCTATTTTCCTGACGCGCTTTGCAAAAAGTGTGACCATCGTTCACCGTCGCGATGAGCTGCGAGCACAAAAAGTTCTGCAGGATCGCGCCTTTGCCAACGAAAAGATTCGCTTTGTCTGGGATTCTGTAGTGGAAAGCATCCATGGTGATGAGCGTAAGGTTACTGGCGTAACCTTTAAGAATGTCAAGACGGGTGAGCTTAGTCAGGCAGAGTTTGGTGGCATCTTCATTTATGTCGGTCTGGATCCGGTTAGTGAATTTGCTAAGGATTTGGGCATTACTGATGAGGCTGGCTGGATTCTGACGGATCATCAGATGAAAACGTCAGTAGCCGGTATTTACGCTGTTGGTGATGTTCGCCAGAAAGACCTGCGCCAGATTACGACAGCTGTTGGTGATGGTGCCATTGCCAGTCAGGAAGCCTACAAATATCTTACAGAGCAAGCATAA
- a CDS encoding nicotinate phosphoribosyltransferase, translating to MYPDDSLTLHTDLYQINMMQVYFKQNIHNKHAVFEVFFRKNPFNNGYAVFAGLERIISYLNNLTFSQSDLDYLQTLGYHGEFLDYLRNLKMSLTVRSVQEGDLVFANEPIVQVEGPLAQCQLVETAILNIVNFQTLIATKAARIRSVIEDEPLMEFGTRRAQEMDAAIWGTRAAVIGGANGTSNVRAGKLFDIPVLGTHAHALVQVYGNDYEAFKAYAETHRNCVFLVDTYDTLRLGVPAAIRVARELGDKIKFLGVRIDSGDLAYISKKVRQQLDEAGFPDAKIYASNDLDENTILNLKMQKAKIDVWGVGTKLITAYDQPALGAVYKIVAIEDENGELRNTIKLSNNAEKVSTPGKKQVWRITSREKGKSEGDYITYDGLDVNGLEELEMFHPTYTYINKTVKNFDAVPLLVDIFQEGNLVYDQLSLTEIQAYARKEFDKLWDEYKRVLNPQDYPVDLARDIWQDKMDLIDQMRKKAYQTGAEK from the coding sequence ATGTACCCAGATGATAGTTTAACTCTACACACTGATTTGTACCAAATCAACATGATGCAGGTTTATTTCAAGCAAAATATTCACAACAAGCATGCGGTTTTTGAAGTTTTTTTCCGTAAGAATCCTTTTAATAACGGCTACGCGGTCTTTGCGGGCTTGGAAAGAATTATTTCCTATCTCAATAATCTGACGTTCAGCCAGAGCGATTTAGATTATTTGCAAACCCTGGGCTATCACGGAGAGTTTCTGGATTATTTGCGAAATCTCAAGATGAGCCTGACCGTAAGGTCTGTTCAGGAAGGTGATTTGGTTTTTGCCAATGAGCCAATCGTGCAGGTGGAAGGTCCACTGGCTCAGTGTCAGCTTGTTGAGACTGCTATTCTCAATATCGTTAATTTTCAGACGCTGATTGCCACCAAGGCAGCCCGTATCCGCTCTGTCATCGAAGATGAACCTCTGATGGAGTTCGGTACACGCCGGGCCCAGGAAATGGATGCTGCTATTTGGGGGACTAGGGCTGCTGTGATTGGCGGAGCTAACGGAACCAGCAATGTTCGGGCTGGAAAGCTCTTTGATATTCCAGTCTTGGGAACGCATGCTCATGCTCTCGTTCAAGTCTATGGAAATGATTATGAGGCCTTTAAAGCTTATGCTGAGACTCATCGTAACTGTGTTTTCTTAGTAGATACCTACGATACATTGCGCCTAGGCGTTCCGGCAGCCATTCGGGTGGCGCGTGAGCTAGGAGACAAGATTAAGTTTCTGGGTGTCCGCATTGATTCGGGAGACCTTGCCTATATTTCTAAGAAAGTTCGGCAGCAATTAGATGAAGCTGGCTTCCCTGATGCTAAGATTTATGCGTCCAATGATTTGGATGAAAATACCATTCTCAACTTGAAAATGCAAAAGGCTAAGATTGATGTCTGGGGCGTGGGTACCAAGTTGATTACAGCCTATGACCAGCCGGCTTTAGGAGCAGTTTATAAGATTGTAGCTATTGAAGATGAGAATGGAGAATTGCGCAATACCATCAAGCTGTCCAATAATGCTGAAAAAGTTTCTACTCCAGGCAAGAAGCAGGTTTGGCGTATTACCAGTCGTGAAAAAGGGAAGTCCGAAGGAGACTACATTACCTATGATGGCCTTGATGTCAATGGTTTGGAAGAGCTGGAAATGTTCCATCCAACCTATACCTATATCAATAAAACTGTCAAAAATTTTGATGCCGTACCGCTTTTGGTCGATATTTTCCAAGAAGGTAATTTAGTCTATGATCAGCTAAGTCTGACCGAAATTCAAGCCTATGCCCGTAAGGAATTTGATAAACTTTGGGACGAGTACAAGCGGGTTCTCAATCCACAGGATTATCCAGTTGACTTGGCTCGAGATATCTGGCAGGATAAGATGGACTTAATTGACCAGATGCGCAAGAAAGCCTACCAGACAGGAGCAGAAAAATGA
- the nadE gene encoding ammonia-dependent NAD(+) synthetase, which translates to MSLQEEIIAQLGVKPVINPEEEIRKSIDFLKAYLRKHPFLKSYVLGISGGQDSTLAGRLAQMAVEEMRAETVDDGYRFIAVRLPYGVQADEDDAQKALAFIQPDVSLTVNIKESADAMTKAVEATGAKVSDFNKGNIKARSRMIAQYALAGSYSGAVIGTDHAAENVTAFFTKFGDGGADILPLYRLNKRQGKQLLAALGADPALYEKVPTADLEEEKPGIADEVALGVTYNEIDDYLEGKSVSTQAQETIESWWHKGQHKRHLPITIFDEFWK; encoded by the coding sequence ATGAGTCTACAAGAGGAAATCATCGCTCAATTGGGCGTCAAACCAGTCATAAATCCGGAGGAAGAAATCCGCAAGTCGATAGACTTTCTCAAGGCCTATCTGAGGAAGCACCCTTTTTTGAAAAGTTATGTTCTGGGAATTTCTGGTGGTCAGGATTCTACTTTGGCTGGCCGCTTAGCTCAGATGGCTGTAGAAGAAATGCGGGCTGAAACTGTAGATGATGGCTATCGCTTTATCGCTGTCCGCCTGCCTTATGGTGTCCAGGCAGATGAAGATGATGCGCAAAAGGCTCTGGCTTTTATCCAGCCTGATGTTAGTCTGACAGTCAATATCAAGGAATCCGCCGATGCTATGACAAAGGCTGTGGAGGCAACAGGTGCCAAAGTCTCTGATTTTAACAAGGGTAATATCAAGGCGCGCAGTCGTATGATTGCCCAGTATGCTCTGGCCGGTTCTTACAGCGGGGCTGTCATTGGGACGGATCATGCAGCAGAAAATGTCACGGCCTTTTTCACTAAGTTTGGTGATGGAGGAGCAGATATCTTACCACTTTACCGTCTCAATAAGCGTCAAGGCAAGCAGCTTTTGGCCGCCTTAGGAGCGGATCCGGCTCTCTATGAAAAGGTGCCGACGGCTGACTTGGAAGAAGAAAAACCTGGGATTGCGGATGAAGTCGCTCTGGGAGTGACCTATAATGAAATTGATGATTATCTTGAAGGTAAGTCCGTTTCAACCCAAGCCCAAGAAACTATCGAATCTTGGTGGCATAAAGGTCAGCACAAACGCCATTTGCCAATTACAATTTTTGACGAGTTTTGGAAGTGA